A window from Puniceicoccaceae bacterium encodes these proteins:
- a CDS encoding DUF4202 domain-containing protein: MSTERFQRAIEAFDALNAADPNEVTEPNGNSLPRELHDARAMSRWIDTLYPDAPEEVRLAARCQHLCRWEIPRNTYPEGRAGYLKWRNDLKQFHADRSEQVLRELGYEEALILEVRKMNLKSDLSHNANVQAIEDALCLVFLETQLEHYLDQWTDVDKVIRILRKTWGKMSEIARRAALELPLSDRARSLIQQALSDQD, from the coding sequence ATGTCGACCGAACGTTTTCAACGCGCCATTGAGGCCTTTGACGCCCTCAACGCAGCGGACCCGAATGAGGTCACCGAACCCAACGGAAATTCGTTGCCTCGGGAATTGCACGACGCCCGTGCAATGAGCCGCTGGATCGATACGCTCTATCCCGATGCCCCTGAGGAGGTTCGACTTGCTGCCCGCTGTCAACACCTTTGCCGCTGGGAAATTCCCCGCAACACCTATCCGGAGGGACGTGCGGGGTATCTGAAATGGCGCAACGATCTGAAACAATTCCACGCAGATCGCAGCGAGCAGGTACTGCGTGAACTCGGATACGAAGAAGCCTTGATCCTTGAGGTGCGCAAGATGAACCTCAAATCCGACTTGTCCCACAATGCCAACGTGCAAGCCATCGAAGACGCACTCTGCCTCGTCTTTCTCGAAACCCAGCTCGAACACTACCTCGACCAATGGACCGATGTCGACAAGGTCATCCGCATCCTCCGGAAAACATGGGGCAAGATGAGTGAGATCGCCAGACGTGCCGCCCTCGAACTTCCGTTGTCGGATCGTGCACGCTCGCTCATCCAGCAGGCTCTTTCGGATCAGGATTAA
- a CDS encoding NADP-dependent isocitrate dehydrogenase, translating to MAKIKVTNPVVELDGDEMTRIIWKFIKEKLILPYLDLDIKYYDLGMESRDATDDQITVDAAKAIQQHGVGIKCATITPDEARVEEFGLKQMWRSPNGTIRNILGGTVFREPIIMKNVPRLVTTWNQPICIGRHAFGDQYRATDFLTKGKGKLTVKFEGEDGSVIEHEVYQFEGDGIALCMYNTDESIRGFARACFNQALIKKWPLYMSTKNTILKRYDGRFKDIFQEVYETEFKSQMDAEGLVYEHRLIDDMVAAALKWEGGFVWACKNYDGDVQSDTVAQGFGSLGLMTSTLVTPDGKTMEAEAAHGTVTRHFRQHQQGKKTSTNPIASIFAWTRGLEFRGKLDDNADLVKFCHDLEAVCIETVESGTMTKDLALCIHGKAMTDAHWVTTEAFLDALDSGLQRKRAS from the coding sequence ATGGCTAAAATCAAAGTAACCAATCCGGTGGTAGAATTGGACGGGGATGAAATGACCCGCATCATCTGGAAGTTCATCAAGGAAAAATTGATCCTTCCCTACCTCGACCTTGACATCAAGTATTATGACCTGGGCATGGAATCCCGCGATGCGACGGATGACCAGATCACTGTGGACGCTGCAAAAGCGATCCAGCAGCACGGCGTTGGCATCAAGTGTGCAACGATCACGCCCGATGAAGCGCGGGTCGAAGAATTTGGACTCAAGCAGATGTGGCGCTCGCCCAATGGAACCATCCGTAATATTCTGGGAGGCACGGTGTTTCGTGAGCCCATCATCATGAAGAATGTTCCGCGCCTGGTGACAACCTGGAATCAGCCCATCTGCATCGGGCGTCACGCATTCGGCGACCAGTATCGCGCGACCGATTTTCTGACCAAGGGAAAAGGAAAGCTGACCGTGAAATTTGAGGGCGAGGACGGCAGTGTGATCGAACACGAGGTCTACCAGTTCGAAGGGGATGGAATCGCCCTGTGCATGTACAATACGGATGAATCGATTCGCGGATTCGCACGCGCTTGTTTCAATCAGGCGTTGATCAAGAAGTGGCCACTCTACATGTCCACCAAGAATACGATTCTCAAGCGCTATGATGGCCGTTTCAAGGACATCTTTCAGGAAGTCTACGAAACCGAATTCAAGTCGCAGATGGACGCTGAGGGCCTGGTATACGAGCATCGCCTGATTGACGACATGGTTGCTGCAGCCTTGAAGTGGGAAGGCGGATTTGTCTGGGCCTGTAAGAACTACGACGGTGACGTCCAGTCGGACACAGTTGCGCAGGGATTTGGTTCATTGGGACTGATGACGTCGACTCTTGTGACCCCGGATGGAAAAACAATGGAAGCGGAGGCAGCGCATGGTACGGTGACCCGCCATTTCCGTCAGCACCAGCAGGGCAAGAAAACCTCGACCAATCCCATTGCGTCGATTTTCGCATGGACGCGAGGACTGGAATTTCGTGGAAAGCTTGATGACAATGCGGATCTCGTGAAGTTTTGCCACGATCTCGAAGCGGTTTGCATTGAGACTGTGGAGTCGGGAACCATGACCAAGGATCTTGCGCTCTGCATTCATGGCAAAGCGATGACGGATGCGCACTGGGTGACAACGGAAGCTTTTCTCGACGCCCTGGATTCCGGGCTGCAGCGCAAGCGTGCCAGCTGA
- a CDS encoding ligase-associated DNA damage response exonuclease, with product MHPRMWTCLDRSGLKVQPGGFYVDPARVVSTAVVTHGHADHARAGHTTVVATPETHALMRARYGAKYCERAVELRLHESLTLGEVEITFYPAGHVMGSAQVQLNYRGSRLAVSGDYKRGGGDPTCADYEPVPCDVFLTEATFAYPLFRFPNPEWELERLLQSMLQFADRAHLLEVYSLGKAQRLIAMLRAAGWQHPLYAHSSILAINEVYENFGVDLGEVRPLAEFRQMENRERAALLLNPPHVQLPLQANPDGRMLYCSASGWNAVRKHARSRRVDLPLVVSDHCDWDELRQSIHATGASEVWVTHGPADSLREWAKESTDLRVLDLKEVWNA from the coding sequence ATGCACCCGAGAATGTGGACATGCCTGGACCGCAGCGGACTGAAGGTCCAGCCTGGAGGATTTTATGTGGATCCCGCTCGGGTGGTTTCGACGGCGGTAGTGACGCACGGACACGCGGACCATGCTCGGGCAGGGCACACAACTGTAGTTGCGACCCCGGAAACCCATGCCCTGATGCGGGCGCGCTATGGTGCGAAGTATTGTGAGCGTGCGGTGGAGCTGCGCTTGCACGAGAGTCTGACGCTCGGAGAGGTGGAGATTACTTTTTATCCGGCAGGACATGTGATGGGCAGTGCGCAGGTGCAATTGAACTATCGGGGGAGTCGGCTTGCGGTTTCCGGTGATTATAAGCGAGGAGGTGGAGATCCAACCTGCGCAGACTATGAACCAGTGCCCTGTGACGTTTTTTTGACCGAAGCGACATTTGCCTACCCACTGTTTCGATTCCCGAATCCGGAGTGGGAACTGGAGCGTTTGCTTCAATCCATGCTTCAGTTTGCGGACCGTGCACATCTGCTCGAAGTGTATTCCCTTGGCAAAGCACAGCGATTGATCGCAATGTTGCGAGCAGCAGGATGGCAACATCCGCTCTATGCCCACAGCTCGATACTGGCGATCAACGAAGTCTATGAAAATTTTGGCGTTGATTTGGGGGAAGTGCGCCCGCTCGCAGAGTTTCGGCAGATGGAAAATAGGGAGCGTGCTGCCCTGTTGTTGAACCCACCCCATGTGCAACTGCCATTGCAGGCAAACCCGGATGGACGCATGCTGTATTGCAGTGCATCGGGCTGGAATGCAGTTCGCAAGCATGCGCGTTCCCGGCGAGTGGATTTGCCACTGGTGGTTTCGGATCACTGTGATTGGGATGAATTGCGTCAGAGCATCCATGCAACGGGCGCATCAGAAGTGTGGGTGACGCATGGTCCGGCAGACTCCTTGCGGGAATGGGCAAAGGAGTCGACGGACTTGCGCGTTCTGGATCTGAAGGAGGTGTGGAATGCATGA
- a CDS encoding TonB-dependent receptor: MNSDRLKPTNWSGIFRQRCFWAGLLGLTAVSVLSAQTTESEADIYELEAFEVTAGFADSLAAAAVVKRTQPVIVEMIVAEDIGKLPDSSIAESLARLPGLTTQRINSRAQGIVIRGLEGDFSTGLLNGRQQVSTSGDRSVEFDQYPAELMNGVTVYKTTTPNLIGQGLAGTINMQTIRPLSLDKRLLATNIFFEKASLGKLNPDSEDTGMKYSLNYADQFLDDTLGIAIGYSNTDQAGQGEQWEAWGYPETGDGDFVIGGAKPFVRSSELKRKTYMGVLEFRPNRYFHTVLDVFISDFKETQILRGLELPLWWSGAQLQPGYTVDNGLVTSGTFNNVFAVMRNDNVWRDADLKNFGWNLRFGDGSGWVLELDLSNSKMERKDNVLETYSGSGENQTGTADSLGFRMTDDGVRFTSSVDYTDPNVIKLSSPQGWGGDQVPGGQVGFFKGPIAEDDLKQYRVSAKHEYDGLLRGLDFGVAYTRRNKWEVEAGPNGLEGWFLALPNGATSADLPPSIGVTKLDFLGFDGMYSYDSRALWNSGYYDLIPNANINEAANNFDVTEKVTTFYIQADFEKETRGGRFITGNIGAQVVKSDQSASGFSANGVTLIAVEDQHDYWDFVPSLNLIFNFDEWRKVRFSAARQLARQEMVDMRANSNYGFNQALYLSTDVQNSPWSGSGGNTKLEPWRSNSFDLTYENYFEDGRGYWALNAFYKDLVSYTYDEQVLSDFTGYDTNSNVVPAIFQGYRTAPVNGEGGRLWGLEATLSMPGEKLTSALKGFGLIVGASMTQSNIETSPGNTQEIPGLSKYVVNTTLYYEKGGFSARVSSRYRSEYRGDISTFGPRGENFRELQAETVVDAQMGYSFQDGSKFDGLSITFQAYNLTDEPLFGVDNGDTRLVRNYQLYGAQYSLGISYKFK; encoded by the coding sequence ATGAATTCTGATAGACTGAAACCCACGAATTGGTCGGGAATTTTTCGGCAGCGCTGCTTTTGGGCAGGGCTGCTTGGCCTGACGGCCGTATCGGTCCTTTCCGCTCAGACAACTGAAAGTGAAGCGGACATCTACGAACTGGAAGCTTTTGAAGTTACAGCTGGATTTGCGGACTCACTCGCTGCCGCTGCAGTTGTGAAGCGAACACAACCGGTGATTGTCGAAATGATCGTCGCTGAAGATATCGGAAAATTGCCTGACTCCAGTATCGCCGAGTCGCTTGCGAGATTGCCGGGCTTGACGACTCAGCGCATCAATTCCCGTGCGCAGGGCATCGTGATTCGAGGACTGGAAGGGGACTTCAGCACCGGTCTGCTCAATGGGCGTCAGCAGGTGAGCACCTCGGGAGACCGTTCTGTAGAGTTTGACCAGTATCCGGCTGAACTGATGAACGGAGTTACCGTTTACAAAACCACAACACCGAACCTGATCGGTCAGGGATTGGCCGGGACCATTAACATGCAGACCATCCGTCCGCTCTCGCTGGACAAGCGACTGCTCGCGACGAACATTTTTTTCGAAAAAGCGAGCTTGGGGAAACTCAATCCGGATTCTGAAGATACGGGCATGAAGTATTCCCTCAACTATGCAGACCAGTTTCTGGATGATACGCTTGGAATTGCGATCGGATACTCGAACACAGATCAGGCGGGTCAGGGTGAGCAATGGGAAGCCTGGGGATACCCGGAGACCGGCGACGGAGATTTTGTGATCGGCGGAGCGAAACCCTTTGTTCGCTCGAGCGAACTGAAGCGCAAGACGTACATGGGTGTGCTTGAGTTTCGCCCGAATCGCTACTTCCACACGGTGCTGGATGTGTTCATTTCGGACTTCAAGGAAACCCAGATCCTGCGCGGGCTGGAACTCCCCTTGTGGTGGAGCGGTGCTCAGCTGCAGCCCGGATACACTGTAGACAATGGGTTGGTGACCTCGGGTACGTTTAACAATGTGTTTGCGGTGATGCGCAATGACAACGTCTGGCGGGATGCAGATCTGAAGAATTTTGGTTGGAACCTGCGCTTTGGTGATGGTTCGGGATGGGTGCTCGAGCTTGACCTGAGCAACTCCAAGATGGAACGCAAGGACAACGTTTTGGAAACCTACTCCGGTTCGGGTGAAAATCAGACGGGAACTGCCGACAGTCTGGGCTTTCGCATGACGGACGACGGGGTTCGCTTCACGTCGAGCGTTGACTACACCGATCCGAACGTGATCAAACTCTCCAGCCCGCAGGGCTGGGGTGGCGATCAGGTGCCGGGCGGACAGGTCGGGTTCTTCAAGGGACCGATCGCCGAGGACGATCTCAAGCAGTACCGTGTTTCCGCAAAACACGAATACGACGGGCTACTGCGCGGGCTTGATTTTGGGGTCGCCTATACGCGTCGCAACAAATGGGAGGTGGAAGCGGGACCGAACGGACTCGAAGGATGGTTCCTGGCGTTGCCTAATGGTGCAACCTCTGCAGATTTGCCACCCTCCATCGGGGTGACCAAGCTCGATTTCCTCGGTTTTGACGGCATGTATAGCTACGATTCCCGCGCGCTGTGGAACAGTGGATACTATGACCTCATCCCCAACGCGAACATCAATGAGGCGGCCAACAACTTCGACGTGACCGAGAAGGTGACCACATTTTACATCCAGGCGGATTTTGAAAAGGAAACGCGTGGGGGACGCTTCATCACCGGAAACATCGGTGCGCAGGTTGTGAAGTCGGACCAGAGTGCGTCGGGATTTTCCGCCAACGGTGTCACCCTGATTGCAGTGGAAGATCAGCATGATTACTGGGATTTTGTACCGAGCCTCAACCTGATCTTCAACTTCGACGAATGGCGCAAGGTGCGGTTCAGTGCAGCGCGTCAGTTGGCCCGGCAGGAGATGGTGGACATGCGGGCGAATTCGAACTACGGATTCAATCAGGCACTTTACCTTTCCACGGATGTGCAGAACAGTCCCTGGAGCGGAAGCGGTGGAAATACGAAGCTTGAACCCTGGCGTTCCAATTCATTCGACCTGACCTACGAGAATTATTTTGAGGACGGTCGTGGGTATTGGGCCTTGAATGCCTTCTATAAGGACCTGGTGAGCTACACCTACGATGAACAGGTTCTGAGTGACTTCACCGGATACGACACAAATTCGAATGTAGTGCCTGCCATTTTCCAGGGCTATCGCACGGCTCCGGTCAATGGCGAAGGTGGTCGTCTTTGGGGCTTGGAAGCGACCCTCTCCATGCCGGGTGAAAAGTTGACCAGTGCGCTCAAAGGATTTGGGCTGATCGTGGGTGCGTCGATGACCCAGAGTAACATTGAGACTTCACCGGGCAATACGCAGGAGATTCCGGGGCTGTCCAAATACGTGGTCAATACAACGCTGTATTATGAAAAGGGAGGTTTTTCTGCCCGTGTGAGCAGTCGTTACCGTTCGGAATATCGCGGCGACATCTCCACCTTTGGACCTCGCGGCGAAAACTTCCGCGAATTGCAGGCCGAAACGGTGGTCGACGCGCAGATGGGTTACAGCTTTCAGGACGGAAGCAAGTTTGATGGACTGTCGATCACATTCCAGGCCTACAATCTGACGGACGAGCCGCTCTTTGGCGTGGACAACGGGGATACCCGCCTGGTTCGCAACTATCAGCTCTACGGTGCCCAGTATTCGCTCGGCATTTCCTACAAGTTCAAATAA
- a CDS encoding CoA-binding protein: protein MTTNRSTETVAIIGASDKEGRYAKRAQELLIEKGHHVIPINPVKTSVGGIDAYASLSDVPADRHIDTVTLYVRPEILERHLPSILDRAVKRVIFNPGTESELQQAELEQAGIHCEQACTLVLLRTGQF, encoded by the coding sequence ATGACCACAAACCGCTCAACGGAAACCGTCGCCATCATCGGAGCCAGCGACAAGGAGGGCCGCTACGCCAAACGCGCCCAGGAGCTGCTCATCGAAAAGGGTCATCACGTGATTCCAATCAATCCCGTGAAAACCAGCGTGGGTGGGATTGACGCCTACGCCAGCCTTTCCGATGTTCCCGCCGACCGGCATATCGATACCGTCACCCTTTATGTGCGTCCCGAAATCCTCGAACGCCACCTTCCGTCAATCCTTGATCGGGCAGTGAAACGCGTGATTTTTAACCCCGGCACCGAATCCGAATTGCAACAGGCCGAGCTTGAGCAGGCGGGCATCCACTGCGAACAGGCCTGCACCCTCGTGCTGTTGCGCACGGGGCAGTTCTAG
- a CDS encoding Dabb family protein codes for MNTSTRRQFLSTSAALGASTLLTLPAHAEGASAPLALPKLVHMVYFWLKRPDSVEDREQLIRGIRTLATIETVRGLHVGVPASTEKREVVDNSFQVSEMLFFDDVEGQNTYQDHPIHQAFVEQNSHLWSKVIVYDSIAP; via the coding sequence ATGAACACATCCACCCGTCGCCAGTTCCTGTCCACCAGCGCTGCCTTGGGCGCATCCACGCTGTTAACACTGCCAGCCCACGCAGAAGGTGCATCCGCTCCTCTGGCACTTCCGAAGCTTGTCCACATGGTCTACTTCTGGCTCAAGCGTCCGGATTCGGTTGAAGATCGTGAGCAACTGATCCGTGGTATTCGCACGCTGGCCACTATCGAAACGGTAAGAGGACTGCACGTCGGCGTACCTGCCTCTACCGAGAAGCGCGAGGTCGTGGACAATAGTTTCCAAGTCTCGGAAATGCTGTTTTTTGACGATGTCGAAGGACAGAATACCTATCAGGACCACCCGATTCACCAAGCCTTTGTCGAACAGAATTCACACCTTTGGAGCAAGGTCATCGTTTACGATTCAATCGCTCCCTGA
- a CDS encoding ATP-binding protein, translating to MKHSKRATIICGSPGSGKSTYARALANAQHAVLLDIDTCSERLVMAGLKMAGHDPMDRDSEVFKEHFREAIYETLFDIAKENLAHCDVVIVGPFTRELRIDDWPEQVSERLQSRVSVVYVYCEPKERKARLRARANPRDEGKFIDYEAFNSYYGTEDRPVFTHSFIDTSQFKTQF from the coding sequence TTGAAACATTCCAAACGAGCCACGATCATCTGTGGGAGCCCGGGTTCGGGTAAATCCACCTACGCGCGTGCACTGGCAAATGCGCAGCATGCGGTTCTGCTGGATATTGATACCTGTTCAGAGCGACTGGTGATGGCCGGACTGAAAATGGCGGGACATGATCCCATGGATCGCGACAGTGAGGTGTTCAAGGAGCACTTTCGCGAGGCGATTTACGAGACGTTGTTTGATATTGCGAAAGAAAATCTCGCTCATTGTGACGTGGTGATTGTCGGACCCTTCACACGTGAGCTGCGCATCGACGACTGGCCCGAGCAGGTGAGTGAGCGACTGCAGAGTCGCGTGAGTGTCGTGTATGTCTATTGCGAACCCAAAGAGCGCAAAGCGCGTTTGCGGGCGAGGGCAAATCCGAGGGATGAGGGAAAATTCATCGATTATGAAGCCTTCAACAGCTACTATGGCACTGAGGATCGCCCGGTATTTACGCACTCGTTTATCGATACCTCGCAGTTCAAAACCCAGTTCTGA
- a CDS encoding glycosyltransferase has protein sequence MNILFFTHAEPKFLPPLILDADACLCGPHYNPLRQQGRWKYLNTPRGTFDASALISKLGPSQQPDLILVHADATRACLPQNLPPQVRKVLLVGGATHILKNPLQSMISYALEQEFETVVVWNRHNAHFFRQFGIPNVFWMPGLIFQIPKVQAARERRNQLCFFGQLGDYHPRRNRIIKELQRHKIPIVGGKLPRTQSLELAARSLVSLNISLNGELNLRVFESTAMGALLLTDRLTPHTGFDLLYQDGVSYLGYDDVEDLLQTIHELSRNPDGARQIAANGNAITTEHFSFEARRKAFFALLENHEAPSIFRLEDEPRCQLPPAESEYRDSLVFRLQLYELLQELHRTEESVRVHLSQSVHPLILSDAGDLKRLSQHLFIDPASFEDHWKSAMQELQVINLHTAEPAALSTTRSDVLITSIEDLHLPAVRQAIEDRNQRFLVISDWFTDPDARVERALVERAYIPHKERVFGLFEAASPDQ, from the coding sequence ATGAACATCCTTTTTTTCACCCACGCTGAACCCAAGTTTCTGCCCCCCCTCATTCTCGACGCAGATGCCTGTCTCTGTGGTCCCCACTACAATCCCCTGCGCCAGCAGGGGCGCTGGAAATACCTGAATACCCCACGTGGCACTTTTGACGCAAGTGCGCTCATTTCCAAACTTGGACCTTCGCAACAGCCCGATCTGATTCTGGTGCACGCCGACGCCACACGGGCATGCCTGCCCCAAAATCTTCCCCCACAGGTTCGCAAGGTTTTACTGGTGGGAGGGGCCACCCACATTCTCAAAAACCCACTGCAATCCATGATCTCCTATGCGTTGGAGCAGGAGTTCGAAACCGTCGTGGTCTGGAATCGGCACAATGCCCATTTTTTCAGGCAGTTTGGAATTCCAAATGTATTCTGGATGCCAGGATTGATCTTTCAGATTCCCAAAGTACAGGCAGCTCGGGAACGTCGTAACCAACTCTGTTTTTTTGGTCAACTCGGAGACTATCATCCACGCAGAAATCGCATCATCAAGGAACTGCAGCGCCACAAAATCCCCATCGTTGGAGGAAAACTCCCCCGAACCCAATCCCTCGAATTGGCAGCACGCAGTCTGGTTTCCCTGAATATTTCTCTCAATGGTGAACTCAACCTGCGCGTCTTCGAAAGCACCGCAATGGGAGCCTTACTGCTGACCGATCGTTTGACACCACACACGGGCTTTGACCTTCTCTACCAAGACGGAGTTTCGTACCTCGGATACGATGATGTCGAGGATCTGCTGCAGACCATTCATGAACTTTCGAGAAACCCCGACGGCGCCAGACAGATTGCTGCAAACGGAAATGCCATCACCACAGAACACTTCTCCTTTGAGGCCCGCCGAAAAGCATTCTTCGCCCTGCTCGAGAACCACGAAGCACCGTCCATCTTTCGCCTGGAGGATGAACCGCGCTGCCAGCTCCCGCCTGCCGAATCGGAGTATCGCGATTCTCTGGTGTTTCGACTCCAGCTCTATGAACTGCTTCAGGAGCTGCACCGCACCGAGGAGTCTGTCCGGGTACACCTTTCCCAGAGTGTCCACCCCCTCATCCTGTCCGATGCAGGAGATTTGAAGCGGTTATCGCAGCACCTCTTCATCGATCCGGCCTCCTTCGAGGATCACTGGAAATCTGCCATGCAGGAACTCCAAGTCATCAACCTGCATACTGCAGAGCCTGCTGCACTCAGCACAACCCGCTCCGACGTTCTGATCACAAGCATCGAAGACCTGCATCTTCCCGCTGTGCGGCAGGCTATCGAAGATCGAAATCAGCGATTTCTCGTCATTTCCGACTGGTTCACCGATCCCGATGCACGCGTCGAGCGAGCACTGGTCGAACGGGCATATATTCCCCACAAGGAGAGGGTATTTGGACTTTTCGAAGCGGCCTCACCCGATCAATAA
- a CDS encoding glycoside hydrolase family 13 protein: MKLILCCLSSLLCVFTTLNSASVERVEPAHWWVGMNEPVFQLMLYGPEVGKKTPEIHAEGIRIERVERVNSANYLFLYLHVGEVAAPGEFEIELHDAKDGSVEHLAYSLRLRDPNASQRKGFDSSDVIYLLMPDRFANGDPSNDSVPGMRETKVNRGERYGRHGGDLAGIIEHLDYVQDLGITALWLNPVLENDMQESSYHGYAITDFYKVDPRLGTLQNYEELARLARSRGIKLIMDMVLNHCGLYHWWMEDLPDPDWINHVESYQETNHLRTTNQDPYASQRDTLRMREGWFVPSMPDLNLSHPLLADYMTINSIWWIETLGLGGIRMDTYPYPDKHAMSRWCARILEEYPNFTITGEEWSVNPLTLAYWQRGKVNQDGYQGNLPSLIDFPMQQAIKDAFQQEEAWGQGLMRLYEALSNDFLYPDPMNLVTFLGNHDTPRYYMEVGSDENAYRNAFVWLMTMRGIPQIYYGDEILMTHYESDSHGHIRNDFPGGWKGDVTNVFTGLNLSERQARNLEFTRKLLRWRKNQPVIHTGDLVHFGPEEGCYVYVRHDPNSAVMVVLNKNLQVHRLDLARFDEILNGYQSAYDVIDEKEVHLGEALTLSPQQPLILELRR, translated from the coding sequence ATGAAACTCATCCTCTGCTGCCTTTCTTCACTGCTCTGTGTATTCACGACCCTGAACTCCGCTTCCGTTGAGCGCGTGGAACCCGCCCATTGGTGGGTTGGCATGAATGAACCCGTTTTTCAGTTGATGCTGTATGGCCCCGAAGTGGGGAAAAAGACCCCGGAAATTCACGCCGAGGGGATTCGCATCGAACGCGTGGAACGGGTGAACAGTGCAAATTATCTCTTTTTATACCTGCATGTAGGTGAAGTTGCCGCCCCTGGAGAATTCGAAATCGAGCTGCACGACGCAAAGGATGGCAGCGTCGAGCACCTTGCGTATTCCCTGCGACTGCGCGATCCCAACGCATCTCAGCGCAAGGGCTTTGACAGCTCGGATGTGATCTACCTTCTGATGCCGGACCGATTTGCCAACGGCGATCCGTCTAATGACTCGGTTCCCGGGATGCGGGAAACCAAGGTAAATCGTGGCGAACGCTACGGGCGTCATGGTGGAGATCTTGCGGGTATTATCGAGCATCTCGACTATGTGCAGGACCTTGGCATCACGGCCCTGTGGCTGAATCCAGTGCTCGAGAACGACATGCAGGAATCCTCCTATCACGGCTACGCGATTACGGATTTTTATAAGGTGGATCCCCGACTGGGAACCTTGCAGAACTATGAGGAACTGGCCCGGCTGGCGCGTTCGCGCGGGATCAAGCTTATCATGGACATGGTGCTCAACCACTGCGGACTGTATCACTGGTGGATGGAGGATCTTCCAGATCCAGACTGGATCAACCATGTTGAATCCTATCAGGAAACCAATCATCTGCGAACGACCAATCAGGATCCCTACGCATCGCAACGGGATACCCTTCGCATGCGGGAAGGATGGTTTGTTCCCTCCATGCCCGATCTCAATCTCAGTCATCCCTTGCTCGCAGACTACATGACGATCAACAGCATCTGGTGGATCGAAACGCTTGGTCTGGGCGGCATCCGCATGGATACCTACCCGTATCCCGATAAACACGCCATGTCCCGCTGGTGCGCACGCATTCTTGAGGAGTATCCGAACTTCACCATTACCGGCGAGGAATGGTCGGTGAATCCACTCACCTTGGCCTATTGGCAGCGTGGCAAGGTGAATCAGGATGGATATCAGGGCAACCTTCCATCGCTGATTGATTTTCCGATGCAGCAGGCGATCAAGGATGCGTTCCAGCAGGAGGAGGCTTGGGGCCAGGGCTTGATGCGCCTCTACGAAGCACTCTCCAATGATTTTCTATATCCCGACCCAATGAATCTGGTGACCTTTCTTGGCAACCACGATACTCCGCGATATTACATGGAGGTGGGGAGTGATGAAAATGCCTACCGAAATGCATTTGTCTGGCTGATGACAATGCGCGGCATTCCACAAATTTACTATGGTGATGAAATCCTCATGACGCACTATGAGAGCGACAGTCATGGACACATCCGCAATGATTTCCCGGGGGGATGGAAAGGGGACGTGACGAATGTCTTCACCGGACTTAACCTTTCGGAGCGACAGGCACGCAATCTGGAGTTCACCCGCAAACTGCTGCGCTGGAGAAAGAATCAGCCCGTGATCCATACCGGAGATCTCGTGCATTTTGGTCCGGAAGAAGGATGCTACGTCTATGTTCGTCACGATCCGAATTCGGCGGTCATGGTGGTGTTGAACAAAAATTTGCAAGTTCACAGGCTCGACCTTGCGCGTTTTGATGAAATCCTGAACGGCTACCAGAGTGCCTACGATGTGATCGATGAAAAAGAAGTGCATTTGGGTGAAGCACTTACACTTTCCCCGCAGCAGCCACTCATTCTGGAGCTGCGCAGATAG